A window of the Thalassospira sp. TSL5-1 genome harbors these coding sequences:
- the lpxA gene encoding acyl-ACP--UDP-N-acetylglucosamine O-acyltransferase — protein sequence MANVHPTAIVEDGAQLGQDVEIGPYCMVGASVVLGDGVKLHSHVVVAGHTTMGDESVVFPFASIGHAPQDLKFKGEASRLVVGKRAKIREGVTMNPGTEGGGMLTSVGDDCLVMAGAHIGHDCMVGNHCILVNNATLAGHVHVDDFAIVGGLSAVHQFVRIGRHAMIGGMTGVESDVIPYGSVIGNRAYLSGLNIVGLKRRGFDRETIHSLRKAYRLVFAHEGTLAERVEEVAKDFADVGPVMEIINFLKAESTRSVCTPKYDSSAG from the coding sequence ATGGCAAACGTGCATCCGACAGCAATTGTCGAAGACGGTGCGCAGCTCGGTCAGGATGTCGAAATCGGCCCCTATTGCATGGTGGGCGCTTCGGTGGTTCTGGGGGATGGGGTAAAACTGCATTCGCATGTGGTGGTCGCAGGACACACCACGATGGGCGACGAAAGTGTTGTTTTTCCCTTTGCCTCGATCGGTCATGCGCCGCAGGATCTTAAATTCAAGGGCGAGGCCTCGCGGTTAGTGGTCGGTAAACGCGCCAAAATCCGTGAAGGTGTCACCATGAATCCTGGCACTGAAGGCGGCGGCATGCTGACATCGGTAGGGGATGACTGCCTGGTCATGGCGGGGGCGCATATTGGCCATGATTGCATGGTGGGCAACCATTGTATCCTGGTCAATAATGCAACACTGGCGGGGCATGTGCATGTCGATGATTTTGCCATTGTGGGCGGGTTATCTGCAGTTCACCAGTTTGTTCGCATTGGGCGGCATGCCATGATTGGCGGTATGACGGGCGTTGAAAGCGACGTTATTCCTTATGGGTCGGTTATTGGCAATCGCGCCTATTTGTCCGGGCTCAATATTGTCGGTCTCAAACGTCGTGGTTTTGATCGTGAAACGATCCATTCTCTGCGCAAAGCCTATCGTCTTGTGTTCGCACATGAGGGAACGCTGGCTGAACGTGTCGAGGAAGTCGCCAAGGACTTTGCTGATGTCGGGCCGGTCATGGAAATCATTAATTTTCTGAAAGCAGAGAGCACACGCTCTGTCTGTACCCCGAAATATGACAGCTCCGCAGGGTAA
- the fabZ gene encoding 3-hydroxyacyl-ACP dehydratase FabZ, which produces MTELANVDIQRILEMIPHRYPFLLIDKVIDIAADESAVGIKNVTMNEPQFAGHFPQQPIMPGVLIIESMAQTAAILVVHTLGADSEGKLVYFMSIDSARFRKPVVPGDVMHIHVRKKQSRGPVWKFESEVRVDGVVVAEATIAAMIRDN; this is translated from the coding sequence ATGACCGAACTGGCAAATGTTGATATCCAGCGTATTCTGGAGATGATCCCGCATCGTTATCCGTTCCTGCTGATCGACAAGGTCATTGATATTGCGGCAGATGAATCGGCCGTCGGTATTAAAAATGTGACGATGAATGAACCGCAATTCGCCGGTCATTTTCCGCAGCAGCCGATTATGCCGGGTGTGCTGATTATCGAATCAATGGCACAAACCGCTGCTATTTTGGTGGTGCATACGCTGGGCGCTGATTCAGAAGGCAAGCTGGTTTATTTTATGAGCATCGATAGTGCACGTTTCCGCAAGCCGGTTGTGCCGGGTGATGTGATGCACATCCATGTGCGTAAAAAACAAAGCCGCGGGCCGGTCTGGAAATTTGAAAGTGAAGTTCGTGTTGACGGCGTGGTTGTTGCCGAAGCAACGATTGCTGCGATGATCCGGGATAATTGA